TCGGCGCTCCATCCCTCACCGCCGCCGCCACCTCATTATCTTTAAGAGCGTCTTCACGCCACAGATGTGTGCTAATgttttgtcacgtgatctcacAGACGTGGGTGAGTAGAAAGccagagagaggaagggaggtgTGTCTGCTACTGCACGTAGAGAAGGTTGTGGTGGTAGTCTTTACAGGCATGGCTGACATACAGGTATGGCTGTACAGTTCCAGCCCGTGTAGTCTGCTGCTGGTTCCAGTCACCGTTTGTACGCAGTTACCGCCCATGAGGATCTTTTTGCCGTCGGGAGACAATCTTGCTCCTCCTGGTCACGTCCAGCCTCTCTCGTCTAACTATCCACAACTCTTGCTCGCTCCTCCTCAACagtaaacagttaaaaaaaaaaagaaaagaaaatgaggagGAAATGACTGTCAGTCAACTCGGCACTGTCAAGCCACCAGAAGTCATTCTCCGCCTTACGTCACATCGGCCTCTTACTTGCTTTACGTCACACTAGGAGGCAAGGGGACTGTGACCCTCCCTATAGTCTCCACTCGTAGGAAACATTATCTTGGTGCTGAGCAGACTTTGAGCCCAAACGTTGATAAACATGTGATGTAACACGTGTAAGGATACCAAATATGACACCACACACAGCACGAGTAGGGATCTACAATGTGACGTAACATGACACGTTACCTACTTCGTTGCATAAAGGGAGCCTTGTGCGGTGGATGtgtacacaacaacacaaatgtaaacaagGACACTGCACTGACTGCAgaatgaaaacaagaacaacGCCCTCGGTGGAGCAGTGGACCACACCTTGGGCCAGACCTTGCCGACTGTCAGTGAACGAGCAGcaaggggtggggagagggtggAGATACCCAGAAATGTATGTTACTtctggcgcatgcgcacatcgACTGTATTGTCCCAGACGTTCTCCATGCCCAGGAGGAGTATTGACTTCCCCCCAATGCCGTGCACACACAGGTGCTAATTATAGCAGCGCTCCACGTGCACCGCGAACGGAGCGAAAGGTGGGAAGAGGGGAATGGTGGGAAGGGGGTAGGAGGCACCCGTTCTCGACGATTACAGGCCTTGGACCTAACCATCCAAAGGAGGCAACGACCCCGTCGATAATCGATGACAGCGTTGTGTAGACAGGACACGACTAGAGTAGGTCAACTGTCGCCTACTTCTTGTTTCCCCCTGAGACCAAGATTAACGACATGACACCACGGGGATGGGCAATGGGGTCTGGTCCTCCACCTCCCGAAAGTCATTCACTTAATTAAATTGAGAAATTAATTAGTTAGTAGGCTTCAATCTGTGGGATGGACAGATTGCATGGGTTCTTCCGTGTGCTGCCAAAGTAAACCTCTTTTcctttcaattttctttctgatCACGTTTTAATTCTGATcttcatttgatttttctttttctttttccgtcTATTCCTGTTGTATTTCCTCATCACTCCGTAACCCCTGACCTACACTGTTAGTGTTGTGTTAGCTACCCTCgaatgaaagttttatttactgtgatttTCCAGGTTCTAGCGGCAACCAAGTACCCGTGTGTACTCCACCCCAAGTCTTGAGAGAGACAGAACCTGTTGCCATCGGGGTAAAATGGTTGAATCTTCAAGCAAAAAAaggacacacgcacgcacacacacaaaagcacacacacacacacacacacacacacacacacacattttagaggatttattttttactggTGACACTCGGTTAGCAAAGTGAATTCACAAGGCTGACCCTGGTACAGATGAACTAAGGTTGATTGTTATGCTGGTCAACATGAACGTGCACATTGTCAACATTCCGTGTGCTTTGTGTGCATCAGCGCGTGCCCTGGACATCTGGACCTTCGGCCCTCAACATGTTTCACGCTcttcttataaaaataaaacggaTGTTTGGCGAGTTTTCAACATGGCGATTGTGTAACAAGTGTCAAACATTCATTTAGACTTTTGCAATGAAGTGTTTGAGTCCAGTGTCTCTCATATTAAATATTCATTCTTCCCTTTGACCTCCCCCTGAAGGCCGCCATATTCTGGTGACGCTCTCGTCACGTGCTTGGTGAGCAAGGAGGGGGTGAGTCGGGTGGAAGTGTTGCAGCGCCATCTGTGGTGAGAGCAGTGCAGCCAGCAATTCACAGTCGGTGTGTAGTGTCGCGAACTGAGTTGTGCTCACACCACTCTGAGCACCTTATCCTCCCACACTGTCCGCCTGTGGCGCCCTCTTGCACCTGTTCACGTGATCAGCCCAGACTCCTGCTGCGCGAATCTCGTTAACAAGGCGAGACTTCCTCGGCCTCTGCAGCCAGCCACGCACACCAGCTGCAGATGCACATTATCGAACACAACGTCtatcgtctctctctcttccccctcccgtctctctctctcgtgtatAAGTGGTTTTACTCGTTCTACGAACTATGCACCCATCCGCAGTCTCACTCAGTCCATTCAATGCGcgtggagtgagtgagtagtcCACATGGATGCTGGTGTGGGTGCGACTGTCCCCACCTGTTGAAGGTGGTTGCTGAGTTGATGATGTCGTCTGTTGGTGGCGGCCTTCCACTACACACGACACACCTCGTGACATCTACACCCAGGCCGCCATCGCTGCCTCCGTTCACTGCTTTTGACTTTGTGAATGAAGGAAGagcttttcctctctctccatctcttcgTTCCTCCAAACGGCGGAAGTGTGTGCGATCGCACGCGTGCACGCGTGAGTGATTTATATAATGATGAACCGTAGGAGTGCTATGAAATGCGTGCGTCAGTTGGCGGCATCccccacacacgcacgaacacacacacacgaacacacacgcacacaggcatTCACggacacacactaacacacgcacacacacaggcactcacacacgcactaacacacgcacacgcactcacacacgcacgcacacacacgcatacaaacacacgcactgacgtgcatacacacgcactcacacatacactcagacgttcactcacataaacacaaacacacgcacacacacgcatacaaacacactcacacaggcacgcactcacgcacacacacgcactcacataaacacaaacacacgcactcacgcacacacacgcactcacataaacacaaactcacgcacacacacgcactcacataaacacaaacacacgcactcacacacacacaggcactcactcacacactcacacacgcacaaactCACGCACACCGACCGGATGAGCAGAGCGCGCGACCGGTGGGGGCCCATGCAGCACTGCAGCGCGCGCAGCCCGTTGTAGCCCCGCGCCTCGCGCCAATGAACCCCTCCCCCAGATCCCCTCACTCATCGTCGCCCCCATCGCCTCCCACATATAAGCGCAGGCTGACTGCAGTCGTCATGTCCCGCGCCGCCGTCACTACCCACGGAAGTAGACTTTCAGACACAATGCAACTGCCAAAAgttgttcacacacacgcacagcacGCGCAGTGCACGCCTCAAGGTACGTCACAGTTTACTGCAGCGTGCTGCTGATGTGACGTGCGTAGTGTTCGTGCTGCTGATGTGACGTGCCTGAGGGACTTTGTGGACTTTGGTGAGCGcggtgatgacgtggtgatgTCAATGGAACATCACAGGACATGATATCAGGATAATCCAGGATAATCCACAAAGCAAACCATGTGTCAAGTGTTGACGTGTGTGTCGCAGTGTGTCACAGTGTCTCACACTTTGTCATCGCCGACGTCGCGTCACAGTCCACCCTGCATTTCCGGCCTGTCCGTTTATTTTGCAAGCTGCATGTGCCTACCCGGGCTGCACCTACCCGGCGAACACTGGATACGGCCTCTGTGAAGACAAGCGGATATGTTGTGCTAGTAGTTACCCCGGGTGAGGCGAGGGGACTCGTGCGCACAAACTggttttaaactttatttgattttaatgtCAGGGAAATTTTCACTGGATGCGACTTGCTTTCTTGTCGCACAACTTTGCTTCGAAACCAACGCAGTTCTTTGTATTCCATTCGTTTCTGTCCTGAGGAGGTGGGCAACAGTCGCTGTCACTCTATTGTCTGTTCGAGCGGACGACTGACATCACGCACCTAGGTACAGCTACGTCACTGACAGTGGTGACGATGAACCACTTCCACTGAGCACAGATCACGCCGACTGTCATCACGAGACTATACAACAAGTAAGCCCCATCCTGACAACTCGCTGTGGGTGTTGGGAGGTGACTGGCGAATACACTTTATGTGTGTTGTAAGTTAACCTTTGACCCGTGGCCATCTGCCTCTGTAGCCTTGTGTCTTGCAACTACAAATGTTGCCGGCGTGCGGTGAGTCGATATCGTCTTCAACTAAAGCTGATCTCATAAACAAGGGCCATTAAGCGTTGAGTCGAGTCCCAAAACACCCATCAAATTGTCTTTCCCTCAGGCAAGGGAGGAAGCgcggcggtggcggtggtggtggtggtgacatgCACAGGACGTCACCGTTGGTCCACAAGGCAGGCGGTGCAAAAACGTCACGGCTGAGTGGCCAGGCGTCTGTGTCTCCGGCCTCCAGGTGTCGTTAAGGTCGAACCGGAAAAGCCCGCTCTCCCTGAAAACCCATTCATCGGctacttaaatgtttaaaaaataaaacagagagagagagaaaacgtgACATGGACAAACAAGCCATCAAAGTCGCACCGCGCGCCCAACACGTGACGTTCTGCGTGCACCACGGAGGGTAGAGAAGTCAGAACACAGAGTGCACCCCATGTCGGGTCCCACTTTCAAGGCTTTCAGTTTGTTCTTACGGGTGTTGTGCACAGCGGATTGCAGGTGACTAGGGATGGACACGTCACGTCAGAGGAAACTGCAGATTGTTTACAGACAGACTACGACAGTGTCCACATTTGTGTCGTCCACTCTTGACTGTCTCCAGGCTTTTGATTGTCTGGCAGAAGCCAAGAACCAACAGCAGACGCAATCCTGAATTAAGAAACTTGCGTCTGAGGACAAAGCAACATCCGGTCAGCTTGTAAACAGTATAAACAACATCTTGTCCTCGTGTTGAGACCAGCGATAGAGAATTGCACCTTGTCAGTGCCGTTGCCTTCACACATGGCCGCCACACTCTGCATTGTGCACGACGGAAGGAGGAGATTACAAGGCTACAGTCTTTGCTGAGTTGGTGACGTGCGCCTGAGTGCGTGCAGGTGACGGAGGCAGTGCCACGGACAACTCCAGCTAAGCTGCCAACCATCAATGAGGGAAACAGCAATGGCAAAATCCCAGCTTCCCCCAAAGCGGTTAGAATAGAAAAATGGATTCCatttaagaaagagagaaaacgagaaagaaaaagaaagtgattaAAGGAGGGTAAAATGTCTATTGGTGGTAATCTGCAAGCCCGCAGCTACGTGGTGCAAAACAAAGGTGTGTAACCTCCGCAATCTTCCCGTCTCCTCGCgctgtttctcttttttacattttgattaattttcCGCGGCAGAGAAAATCTCATAAAGCAAtttaattttcacttttcttgcCAGTCGCACAAACCGTGGCGCGAACTGACTTGTTGACACACAGGTGAGGTAAACAGCTTTCCTCTTGGAACATCGCCGACAGGTCAACAGCACTCGGTACAATCTGGTGACAAAACACCTCAGTGACTACGTGTGTGACCATCCGACACTGACTACGTGTGTGACCATCCGACACTGTGACTACGTGTGTGACCATCTGACACTGTGACTACTTGTGTGACCATCTGACACTGGGACTACGTGTGTGACCATCAGACACTGTGACTACGTGTGTGACCATCTGACACTGTGACTACTTGTGTGACCATCTGACACTGTGACTACGTGTGTGACCATCAGACACTGTGACTACGTGTGTGACCATCAGACACTGTGACTACGTGTGTGACCATCAGACACTGTGACTACGTGTGTGACCATCAGACACTGTGACTACGTGTGTGACCATCTGACACTGCCCCTCAGTGTGGGATTACCGCCGGCTTGTGGCCAGTCCCTGAGGTCAGCAAGGTTACACTCATCAAGAGCAGTCCAGCCACTTGGCGGCGCCACCGCTGAGCTGCGATGGAGGCTGATTATCGACGCTGTAAGGCAGCGGACAGAAAGCGATGTTGAGAAGCCGGTGATGTACTTATTGCCTTCACTGGCTATTGTCGTAGCTCGCCTTCACGACCTGCGCGCCAGATGCTCGCCTAGCTGACCCCGCACGTCACTCGCACCCCCTCACGCCCCCTGTCGCCCCCTGCTTCCTGCCACACACCCACGCCAGGGACGCTGCGACAGAGCGTGACAGAGACCCGCTGCTAAAACTCTCGTCACATACCGCGCACTGGTGCTTACAGTTACGTCACATACCGCGCATTGGTGCTTACAGTTACGTCACATACCGCGCACTGGCGCTTACAGTTACGTCACATACCGCGCACTGGTGcttacagtcacgtgacgcgtCAGGCGAAACCATTCTCCCTTTGTGCGCAAGGTGGGTGCTCATAtctccttttatttcttgtttgccTGAGAGAAAGCGGAAGAGCTTTAGTCTGGTCCCGCAGCGCGATTTGATATGTACACCCCGGGTACCCTACTGTCCATCGCCCCGCAGGCGTAGAAAGTGCGAGAAGTGTGCGGGGGCAGACAACTCCTGCCACAAGCCAATGGAAGCAAGGCACAGGTTCACTTCTCTCTCGTGAGAGGCCGCGCGAGCGAACGTCTTGAGTCGCTGGGGAGCTCGGGGGGCGCCGTTTGTCGCTCAGTCGACGAACTGTTGTGACCTTGGATTCTTCCTGTCATCCTGCACTGGTGTGACACAACCATCACGTGACAGTGCGGCCTATGTGACCGTTACATTGTGTGGCCCACTGGACCTTCGCTGCTGGGCCCCGAGTTAATTTAAACGATTGTTGCAGCTGATGGTGCAGCTCTACAGTTGTGTCCCCCTTGTGTGGGTCCCTCCACACACCGAGGCCTGCACACTGTGTGACGCACCAACCCTGTTGTCGGTAGTTCCACGGTGACCCTGCGCGTGACACTTGTGCGTGACCCACCTCGTGAGCAGCTGGAGATTTCCATCTGTGAGCAGAAGGACAAGAAGCATCTGTGGTGTCACGGTCAGGGCCTTTTAGCAGGACAGTCGTCTGTTATCGGACCACtccgtctgtcgtctgctgaggtTTGACATCATTACACAATTCAATTTGGCCGCCATTTTACACACTTTATACACTCCACGCAATCCGATTGGCTCGTGCCACAGCTAGCCCTTCACACTGTCGAGGGCTTGCTGAGTGCCTTCCTGTGTTGTTTCGAGGACGTCACTGCCGTAGCCGTGACATGCGTGTGACGTACCTACGACATCCACCAGCCTCAGACAAGTAGCCAGGAATACAATTTGCTGGAGATGTCTGCGTGCCGCTAGTCACATCGCCGATGCCATGAGGTACGCCATTGTTACATCTATCTACCTTTCACTTTGTGCTCGGCGCTGCCAGAAACACAATTCATCTCGTCTGCGGCGGTGCTTCTGATTTGCTTTTGGGAGCTAAAGTGGTTTGGCTTTGACAGCTCCAAGCCCTGCATGCTGTTCGGATTACATTCGTCAAGGAGGAACCCAAGTTTGAGACTAGTGGTGACGTCCAGAGGCTGTGTACGACGAGTTGATGGTCGGTGGTTTGCTGTCAGTCATCGCTCGGCTTCTTCCCCATGAGAAGACCACACCCTGGTGTCATCCTAGCACGTGACCTGTGCTGCCACATACCTCCTCCTTCACGATGCCCGAGAACGAATCACATCCCCCGTACCACGTGGCCAACACCCACCTCCCGGCCCTGAACGGTTCCTTCCTGCCCACTGATGCGATCCCCGAGGAGGAGCAGGAGTACAGCCTGCCAGAGAAGGCGGTCATCGGCGCCATATTAACGGTCATGGTCTTCGTGGCGGTGGTGGGCAACCTGCTGGTGTGCGCCGCCGTCTTCACGGACCGACGCCTCAAGCGCAACTCCAACTTCTTCATCGTGTCCCTCGCCATCGCCGACCTACTGGTGGCCTTGGTCGTCATGACCTTCGCCATCGCCAACGACATCCACGGCCGCTGGGTATTTGGCTCCATCTTCTGCAAGGTGTGGATCTCGTCGGACATCATGTGCTCCACAGCCTCCATCCTCAACCTCTGCGTCATCTCGCTGGACCGCTACATCCACATCCGGGATCCGCTGCGCTACGAAGCCTGGATGACGACTCGCAAGACTGTGCTATTTATAGCCACGGTGTGGATTCTGTCCGTTTTAATTTCGTTTGTCCCCACTCACCTGGGGTGGCACGAGCCGCCCATGGGCGAGAACTCCACTGAACTGCAGGAGTTGTGCGTCTTTAACATCAACCCGGTCTACGCCATTGTCTCGTCTACAGTCAGCTTCTACATCCCGTGTGTCGTCATGGTGTCCATCTACGTCCGCCTCTACGTCTACGCCCGGCGCCACGTACAGACCATCAAGCGCACGCACCTGGCGGAGCGATTTCATACCAACGGTTCCTCCAAGTCGTCCTATAAAGTGTCAGACCACAAGGCAGCCGTTACCCTGGGTATCATCATGGGAGTCTTTCTTCTGTGCTGGGTGCCCTTCTTCATCGTCAACCCCATCGCTGCCTTCTGCAGCTCGTGCATTCCCAAGCTGGTGTTTCAAATCCTGACCTGGTGTGGCTACGTCAACTCCTGCCTCAACCCCATCATCTATTCTATTTTTAACACGGAGTTCCGTGACGCCTTCCGTAGAATCCTCTTCCCCAAGTGTTTTCTGGAGCGTCGGCAGAAGGACGTCCTCCGCGGTGAGGCGTCGACAGCGACGACAACAGCACTGAGCAGCAGGAGGGTGAACAAGGCCGAGTATGGCCCTCCACTGACTGAAAACGGCGCAAGCGTCCGGAGGAACAGCCGGGAGCGACTGTTTGTGGACAAAGTCACATCCTTGTGAGGTCGTGACTCCTTGTCGCAGGTACGACAGGTCACGTCTTGATGACTGTCACGACCGTGCCAAAGTCACATGTCAACGACTGTCGTCTCTGGCTGTATGGCCACATCTCAGTTTTAGGTGTAGGGCTGCACTTTCCACCCACATCCTTCAAGTAAACATCCCACCATCCTCCCTcgtccccaccccacaccccgaCATGGTGTATGCTGACTGCTTGTAAATACTTATTTGCACCTGCCACACCTGGCGAGGCCTGCCTCACATTGGTCCCTGGCTAAGTATCGAACTGCCATCAGCGACAGTCTACTCGCACTCGTCTTGAGCACGACACCAACAacctccactaccaccaccaccacaaccaccaccaccacaacaacaacattatttcCGGCGGAGTTAGGTGTAAGGACTGCTGACATAAAGACTCCAGCACCACCTTTGAGGGTAAAGAGGAAGCCAGACATGATGCCAGTGTCTACAGAGCACAGGCGCCCTCTTGTAAACTGTTCTTGATGTTccttggttggctggctggttggttggctggctggctggttggttggttggctggctggctggttggatggttggctggttggttggctggttggttggatGGCTGGTTCCCTTACTTAGGTACGTAGTGGCTGTTAGGCTCCGACGTCAAATCATTATTTCTAAGATTATTTGGATAAAGTCAGTGACACCTGGCAGTGACACCTGGCAGTGACACCTGGCAGTGACACCTTGACTTCCTCGGGTGTCAAGCAACAGTAAAAGTCTGTGACACATCCGTGTACACCATTGCCGTGAGACACAATTGTAAATATTCCATACGAGACATAACAATATCATATTGCTGTAAGAGACATAACGATACAATATTGCTGTAAGAGACATAACGATACAATATTGCTGTAAGAGACATAACGATACAATATTGCCGGAGGAGACCCAATAGTGTGTAATATTcccaaagaaagaacagtgtcgAGCATTGCCGCGATACATCAGTGTGTCATCTTTCTTCGATGTCAAGTCAAGTCGTGAGATGAGATTTGTGAcatgcagtcacgtgatgtgagtACACTGTGAgactgtgacatcacaaacTGCCAGTGTCAGTAATCTTACAGTGACACAACCAATGCCTCGTTCATGGCTGTCAACCGTCGGCAGTGGACAGGAATCACAGAAAGGTAAATATTTCCGGTTGTCTCCTTGTTCTGAACCTGTCGAGCGCGTGAATGACGTGAATGCTGGTCACGTGCTTGTAGTACTCTGTACtttgttgtgtacatgtgtacactGTGCCAAATGCCCACAAGTGAACACTGGCTCTCTGAGCCTGAGGGCGGATAAGCTGGTGAAGCTGATAGACAGATCAAGCGACGGACAGACTGACAAGAAGAGGAGACTGAGATGTCAGAGACTGAGAGACTGAGAGACTGAGAGTTAGTTGAGTGTACAGTACAGTGGCAGTCCTCGCCTACACTGACAGTCGGCACTGTACACTTTCCGAGAGAGAATATTGGTGAAAATTGTGGAAGGCTGAGCAGCCTGGTTATGTACAGCTGTACACCATTCACTGAGTGCGGGTACGTCACCGTCACTGTCACGTAGAGTACGTGACTGCCACCAGCCCACCCTGTACAGTCTCAGCATCTGGGGTGGATTGATAGAGAGCACTGTGTGTACTTCATCTGTAAACTCTTGAGTGACTCATGATGTACATTGTCAGCCGACAGCCACAGTGAACGCTCATTGCAGGctgtgtgaacagtgaacagtgaacagtgtgcGCATGACAGACAGTGACGGACAAGGACTGACAGCAACCCGAGATATGACGGGTGGACGGACGTGTACTACAACAACGCTGGGTGCACTGGAGTATGCAGGAGAAATGATGGATATACTGAGACGTACCCGTTAAAGGGTTAAAGACTTTCTTTATCTTGATAGGTGGATAGGCTGTTTCTATAAATAGATTGCCTTGTTACTCGCGAGTCTGTCTGACGGACAGAAGAATGAATGACTACAAGTGCATGTAGGTGCATACTTCTACATGAGTGTGCCTGTGTACAAATGTATgtgcgtatgtgtatgtgtgtgtgtgcatatatgaaCAGATGTGTGCAAGAATACGTGTATCCATAGGTGACGTGCTCACAGATGTGTTACGAACACAGTTGCGTGCAAGACCCGGAGACTTGCTTGTGAGCTACACACTGTTGacacattgtgataaattaTTGTCAGTTTATTTATGCCTCGATGAGTAAGTCGAGCTCATTCACGATGAAGTGAGTTTCGCCTGTGACGTTTCTCTCTTGTGCTTCACACGTTGATCCTCGATAAGTTTAGCTGTGATGTGTGCGTCATCGAGCTGTTGACAAACTGTGAACACACAGCGAACATGATGCTTACACGAAAGTCCAGCAAAGTTTTGCTGACCTATGACCTAGCCTGAAAGGTGACCTGAACGGTGACCTGCATGGTGACGTGTATGGTGACGTGTATGGTGACGTGTATGGTGACGTGTATGATTGCTAAAACACGGGTGACTATCTTGCTCTTGTTACGTTTGAAATATTGAGAAATGAAATATTATCGTACAAGGTGTGACAAGTGGCCATGTCTTCAGTGTCTTGACTGAGTGAGCATCAgtaaggctgtgtgtgtgtgtgtctgtgtctgtgtgtgtgtgtgtgtgtgtgtgtgtgtgtgtgtgtgtgtgtgtgtgtgtgtctgtgtgtgtgtgtctgtgtgtgtgtgtctgtgtgtgtgtctgtgtgtgtgtgtctgtgtgtgtgtgtgtgtctgtgtgtgtgtctgtgtgtgtgtctgtgtgtgtgtgtctgtgtgtgtgtctgtgtgtgtctagtGTCTTTGCGGTGAGCTGGTTCAACCTCCAACTAACGtccctggactgctgacagacgatttttttccagttaactgctaaaacgaggcctGAGACAagaaagtttccggtttagtgCCATTCagtgtttaggctcgccgagactaacagctgtTCACTTcacaagagactaagcgttggtctcggcagacagacagcagtccacctacactgTCCGCGGTCACACTGTTTGTTACATCACAAGATGtctcgacagtgtagacagacaTTGCTGGTTGATCATAGCTGTGTGACGTGCCAGTGCTTCTCTTGGCCAATGGGTGAAGAAGACGGGCACAGTGGATGAGAAGacgtaaataatatttattttgtgttcctctctcgctctgtctctctgtcagAAGTATCCGCGGTGTTGATAAAACTAGAATTGAACCTGCAGACTGTCACGAGCTCGTAACACGTCACATTCGTGCTGACAAAATACAATCAGCAGACATCGAGAATGTGTTATGATAACATGCACACAGTCATACATACATGTAATGATACAAATACACggatacaaatatacaaacatacaaacacgtaGACACCAGCTTACGTATACAcaatcatacaaacatacaaacacgtaGACACCAGCTTACGTATACACAGTCATACAAATACTtcgaaacaaaaatacagagaaaagtAAGGCAGGCATGGCGAATGAGAGAAAGACGAACAAGAAGATAGACAGAAACATGGACTAGTACGTGTACACACGCACAGATAACGACACAGACAAGCCCTGTACACATCGGTACACACTAATGGACTctgacacacatatatatatacacacacacatatacatatacacatacacacacacacacacatacacacatacacacatatatacacatacacattacagAGGCACCGAAGACCACTCTAagcactgcacacacacacacacatatacatacacacatacacatacacacatatatacacatacacacacatatatacacacatatatacacatacacattacagAGGCACCGAAGACCACTCTAagcactgcacacacacacacatatacatacacacatacacatacacacacacacacacacacatatacacacacatatatacacatacacattacagAGGCACCGAAGACCACTCTAAGCACTGCAGCCCACGCGGACGATTTCTCCGACAAACAACATGGCTGAtccataaaacaaacatttgcttGGCGAGGGTGTGAGGAATCTCTGGCAGTTGCTGCAGCATTgagaaatgattttttgtgaataaatgtgATATTAGCCGCCATGGCCGAGAGCTTTATGGTGATGGCAACATTACTTCAGCTGAGGCCAGCAACAGGGAGCCGCACCTCGTCACACGCGCAGCTCCCACAGTCAGGCTGCTGGTGACGTGACGTAGTGTAGGTCACGCTGGGCAGGCCGCAGGGACGTCACTAGTCACGTGCATTGTCAGGCGGGCAAGTGGTTAGTGACGTGCCGTATCCAGGGGATAGGGGATGTAAGGGATGTTGACCGTAGGGTGATGGACGTATCATGACGTGATGCCGACGTAGCGCCGTAGTTGACGTAACGTCCATGTCACGTTACTCACGGCCTGTTAGTTGTGTGACGTAATGCAGATGTCACAAT
This sequence is a window from Pomacea canaliculata isolate SZHN2017 linkage group LG5, ASM307304v1, whole genome shotgun sequence. Protein-coding genes within it:
- the LOC112564849 gene encoding dopamine receptor 1-like, producing MPENESHPPYHVANTHLPALNGSFLPTDAIPEEEQEYSLPEKAVIGAILTVMVFVAVVGNLLVCAAVFTDRRLKRNSNFFIVSLAIADLLVALVVMTFAIANDIHGRWVFGSIFCKVWISSDIMCSTASILNLCVISLDRYIHIRDPLRYEAWMTTRKTVLFIATVWILSVLISFVPTHLGWHEPPMGENSTELQELCVFNINPVYAIVSSTVSFYIPCVVMVSIYVRLYVYARRHVQTIKRTHLAERFHTNGSSKSSYKVSDHKAAVTLGIIMGVFLLCWVPFFIVNPIAAFCSSCIPKLVFQILTWCGYVNSCLNPIIYSIFNTEFRDAFRRILFPKCFLERRQKDVLRGEASTATTTALSSRRVNKAEYGPPLTENGASVRRNSRERLFVDKVTSL